The sequence TCCGTAATGGAAAACCCGCAGTATGGACATGCATGATGCTCACTGAATAAAAGCTCTTCTTCCCCGATTACATCGATGATCACCTGACCGTCTGCCAATCTGAGTGCTGTTTCAAGTGAGTCAGAAAGTCGGGCTGCCACACCTTCCTTCACAACGATTCGGTCGATGATCACCTCGATGGAGTGCTTTTTATTTTTTTCCAGGGAGATTTCTTCCCCAAGATCCTGGACTTCACCGTTAATACGAACTCGAACAAACCCTTGTTTTTTGATTTCTTCAAGGGTTTTCACGTGCGTTCCTTTTCGTCCAGACACAACAGGCGCCAGTACTTGAAGCTTTGTTCTTTCCGGGTACTCAAGTATCCTGTCGACCATTTGTTCAATCGTTTGGGAGGAGATTTCGATCCCGTGATTTGGACAAATCGGTTTCCCTACTCTTGCAAACAGCAGTCTAAGGTAATCGTAAATTTCGGTTACCGTCCCTACTGTTGAACGGGGATTACGACTCGTTGTTTTTTGATCGATGGAAATCGCCGGGGACAACCCCTCGATGGCATCGACATCAGGCTTATCCATTTGACCTAAAAATTGACGGGCATAGGCAGAGAGGGATTCTACATAACGTCTTTGTCCTTCTGCATAAATGGTGTCAAAGGCCAGGGAAGACTTCCCGGAACCGGAAAGCCCGGTTAATACGACCAGTTTATCCCGTGGAATTTTAATATCTATATTTTTCAGATTATGAGCTCTGGCTCCTTGTACGATTATTTGATCTCGCGCCATATTTCGTTCATCCTTCCGCCTTGAGCTCAAGAATGGTATCACGAAGCTGTGCAGCGCGCTCAAAGTCCAATGCCTTGGCTGCTTCCTTCATTTCCACTTCTAAGCTAGCAATAAGTTTTTGTCGCTCCGGTTTAGACATTTTCGAAACCTTTGTCTGTTCTCCTTCATAAACCCCTGCTTCTTCTGCGGCATGTGTTGCCCTGATGACATCCCGGATTTCTTTTTGTATTGTCGTCGGGGTCACGCCGTGTTTTTCATTGTATTCTTCCTGTATCGTCCGACGACGTTCTGTTTCATCAAGTGCTTTTTGCATTGAGTCGGTAATTTTGTCCGCATACATGATGACTTTACCGTTACTATTACGGGCTGCACGGCCAATCGTTTGAATGAGGGAACGTTCAGAACGCAGGAAGCCTTCTTTGTCAGCATCCAATATGGTGACAAGTGACACTTCGGGGATGTCCAATCCTTCACGAAGTAAGTTGATCCCGACTAACACATCATATTTCCCCAAACGGAGATCCCGGATAATTTCAATACGCTCTAACGTCTTGATCTCTGAGTGCAAGTATTGGACTTTTATCCCGATCTCCTTCAGATAGGCAGAGAGATCCTCGGACATTTTTTTCGTTAAGGTGGTCACCAGGACACGCTCGTTTTTCTCAATCCGTTCATTGATCTCACCTAACAAATCATCAATTTGCCCTTCGATTGGCCGCACCTCGATGAGTGGATCCAGCAGTCCGGTTGGGCGGATGATCTGCTCGACCATTTCAGGACTGTGCTCCAACTCATATGGTCCCGGAGTTGCCGAAACATAGAGAAGCTGCTGGGTTTTCTTTTCAAACTCCTCGAAGCGCAGGGGACGATTGTCCATGGCTGAAGGCAGGCGGAATCCGTGATCCACAAGCACCTTTTTACGGGCCTGATCCCCGTTGAACATCCCCCTGATTTGAGGTAACGTCACATGGGACTCATCGACCACAATTAAGAAGTCGTCTGGAAAATAATCCAGAAGAGTATACGGAGTCGACCCGGCCGGCCTTAGTGTCAAGTGACGGGAGTAGTTTTCAATCCCCGAGCAAAAGCCCATCTCCCGCATCATCTCCAGATCGTAACGGGTACGCTGCTCTAAACGCTGGGCCTCTAGCAGTTTATTTTCTTCTTTCATGATGGCTAGCTGCTCTTCAAGCTCTTTTTCAATATTCTTGATGGCTACCTGTAATTTTTCTTCA is a genomic window of Rossellomorea sp. y25 containing:
- the uvrB gene encoding excinuclease ABC subunit UvrB translates to MKDQFELKSKYKPEGDQPLAIEKLVKGINEGKRHQTLLGATGTGKTFTVSNVIKQVEKPTLIIAHNKTLAGQLYSEFKEFFPDNAVEYFVSYYDYYQPEAYVPQTDTFIEKDASINDEIDKLRHSATSSLFERKDVIIIASVSCIYGLGNPEEYRELVLSLRTGMEIERNQLLRKLVDIQYERNDIDFQRGTFRVRGDVVEIFPASRDEHCMRVEFFGDEIDRIREVDALTGEIMGDRDHIAIFPASHFVTREEKLQVAIKNIEKELEEQLAIMKEENKLLEAQRLEQRTRYDLEMMREMGFCSGIENYSRHLTLRPAGSTPYTLLDYFPDDFLIVVDESHVTLPQIRGMFNGDQARKKVLVDHGFRLPSAMDNRPLRFEEFEKKTQQLLYVSATPGPYELEHSPEMVEQIIRPTGLLDPLIEVRPIEGQIDDLLGEINERIEKNERVLVTTLTKKMSEDLSAYLKEIGIKVQYLHSEIKTLERIEIIRDLRLGKYDVLVGINLLREGLDIPEVSLVTILDADKEGFLRSERSLIQTIGRAARNSNGKVIMYADKITDSMQKALDETERRRTIQEEYNEKHGVTPTTIQKEIRDVIRATHAAEEAGVYEGEQTKVSKMSKPERQKLIASLEVEMKEAAKALDFERAAQLRDTILELKAEG